A stretch of the Rhinoderma darwinii isolate aRhiDar2 chromosome 3, aRhiDar2.hap1, whole genome shotgun sequence genome encodes the following:
- the NEURL3 gene encoding E3 ubiquitin-protein ligase NEURL3, with product MFLFASLGLSFHPHSKGRNILLNSCLHKAKRCASFHDGLTFSNRPLLPREKVWVKVLEVEQRWHGALRVGFTSVNPNDIDSAFLPPFACPNLSDYPGFWAVGISEELCKEGDEICFWTNKKGQALLKKKGQLKPKVLFAGIPRKTPLWVMLDVYGQTKALQLLDMKTKHLCSPCCCDGNKEPLDFGPSHLGTTVTKHKAMQPPNSKHSMEKSAELDLRTKAVNIQLFREDEPNCVICQDRIADTLLLPCRHCFFCKPCVQKFREQNNICPLCRQCIFITRGVREGHLLIDLSS from the exons ATGTTCCTGTTTGCATCCTTAGGTCTCTCTTTTCACCCCCATTCTAAGGGCAGGAATATCCTCCTAAACAGTTGCCTCCATAAGGCCAAACGATGCGCCAGCTTCCATGATGGACTTACCTTCTCAAATCGCCCACTTCTCCCTAGAGAAAAAGTTTGGGTAAAAGTTTTGGAGGTCGAACAGCGATGGCATGGAGCTTTACGGGTTGGCTTTACCTCTGTGAACCCCAACGACATTGACTCTGCCTTTCTACCACCATTTGCTTGCCCTAATCTTTCCGATTATCCTGGTTTCTGGGCTGTAGGAATTTCAGAGGAACTGTGCAAAGAGGGTGACGAAATTTGCTTCTGGACAAACAAAAAAGGCCAAGCACTTTTAAAAAAGAAGGGACAATTGAAGCCGAAGGTGTTGTTTGCTGGTATACCAAGGAAGACACCACTCTGGGTCATGTTAGATGTATATGGACAAACAAAGGCTTTGCAGCTACTGG ATATGAAAACAAAGCACCTATGTTCTCCATGTTGTTGTGATGGCAATAAAG AGCCCCTAGACTTTGGTCCAAGCCACCTTGGTACAACTGTGACAAAGCACAAAGCAATGCAACCTCCTAACTCTAAGCACAGCATGGAAAAGTCTGCAGAACTGGACCTAAGAACAAAAGCGGTGAACATACAACTATTCAGAGAAGATGAGCCAAACTGTGTGATCTGTCAGGACAGAATAGCGGACACTTTGCTTCTACCCTGCAGACACTGCTTCTTCTGCAAACCATGTGTCCAAAAATTTAGAGAACAGAACAATATCTGCCCATTGTGCCGTCAATGTATCTTCATAACCCGAGGTGTTAGAGAAGGACATCTGCTCATCGATCTTAGTAGCTGA